The Salvelinus namaycush isolate Seneca chromosome 11, SaNama_1.0, whole genome shotgun sequence DNA window ACAATCAAGTTTCACACAATGTTTAATTGAATACATTAattttaattaaatcaaacgtttgaaATGTGTTTCATGTAATGCATTGTCACTGAAGGGGTTTGTTCTGTAGTGACAGTAGGCCACTTGTAACTTAATCAAAAGCCCTCGAATTGATGGCATTTGTTCTCCAACATGCAAAGACACTAGTCATTCCTTGCATTTCTTTAAAGTGTGTCCCAGTTTAATCAATATGTTTACAGCACAGGAGGACCCTAACACAATACTTTAACTaatgggctcccaagtggcgtaGGGATCTGAgttactgcatctcagtgcaaaaaGCGTCACTACAAACCcttgttcgattccaggctgtatcacaactggccgtgattgggagtcccatagggcggcgcacaattgacccagcgtcgtctgggttaggttttgaccggggtaggccgtcatcttaaataaaaatgtgtttttaactgacttgcctagttaaataaaacaaatgtgcTAACAGTTAttttacatattcttattcattcctttacacttgtgtgtgtataaggtagttgtgaaattgttagattacttgttagatattactgcatggtcggaactagaagcacaagcattttgctacactcgcattaacatctgctaaccatgtgtatgtgaccaataaaatttgatttgattttgatggcAGCCCAATCAACCAGCACTGTTTTTGAGTAATCAGGCAGTTGTTCCGTACAAATGACAACATTAATTGCTTTAATCTAATGATATAATATTGAAATAGTCTTAGACTTACATTTCCCAAAGGGAGCATAATTTGTTCTTATCTAATCATCTATTAGGGTAGCTTTTTGTGCACTTTTTCAGCAGCCAtggcatcacccaggtgggtgctacaTGTTTTGGCAATGTTCCAAACCAACTCATTACAGACTCCCATTCTTAATGATGTCTCTGCGCAATCGAAAAGTGCTTTTTTGGGTTGATTCGATTACAAAAAAAATCATCACGGTTTTCGgttttgattaaaaaaattatgtggattgaatgctgtaacaactcAGAATAAAACCAATTAATAAAAGTTCCatgatgggaaagggggatacctagtcagttgtacaactgaatgccttcaactgaaatgtgtcttccgtatttaacccaatccctctgaatcagagaggcgCGGGGGGCTGCCTTCATCAACATTCACGTGTTCGGCgcacggggaacagtgggttaactgagttgctaaggggcagaacgacaggtttttaccttgtcagctcggggattcgatccaacaacctttgtagtgactgtccaatactgcttatcacttattaactaTTTTAAtcactttactttaataaaatgtttcagttgtgtatatcacatttgttttatttcattccaagttatcatctctatagagctgctgcctatgaaTCACtgttttagtagttcttcaaagtaaataaggcatacttttatgactgctgaataccaactatcaatcacttagatcatgtacactgctcaaaaaaataaagggaacacttaaacaacacaatgtaactccaagtcaatcacacttctgtgaaatcaaactgtccacttaggaagcaacactgattgacaataaattgcacatgctgttgtgcaaatggaatagacaaaaggtggaaattataggcaattagcaagattTGTGGCCTcctggaggtaattttgcagggctctggcagtgctactccttgcacaaaggcagaggtagcggtcctgctgctgggttgttgccctcctacggcctcctccacgtctcctgatgtactggcctgtctcctggtagcgcctccatgctctggacactacgctgacagacacagcaaaccttcttgccacagctcgcattgatgtgccatcctggatgagctgcactacctgagccacttgtgtgggttgtagactccgtctcatgctaccactagagtgagagcaccgccagcattcaaaagtgaccaaaacatcagccaggaagcataggaactgagaagtggtctgtggtcaccacctgcagaatcactcctttattgggggtgtcttgctaattgcctataatttccaccttttgtctattccatttgcacaacagcatgtgcaatttattgtcaatcagtgttgcttcctaagtggacagtttgatttcacagaagtgtgattgacttggagttacattgtgttgtttaagtgttccctttatttttttgagcagtgtatttttaaGGTAAAGATACCTTGCGAAGCAactgctttctatccctctcGATCGCacattctctctccctgtctgctccACAGACTGGACAAGTAGGCGGGCgaacaatggattatggtcattgtagttaattaccatgttttcTGCACTCAACTATttggaatattggcctgttggagaCTACAACTCtttactacatcgcacagttcaggcttGATCTGATTATCTCTAAAGAAACTGTGCACCGAGcgcacagataaaaaaaaaaaatggaattaaaGTAATTGAACCTACATTgctcaattagttgtttaaaaacagAAAAATAACCAACATTTCGGTTAATTGCTCAGTACTACCCTGCACTCAATTTTAGATTTGTTTTCCACTGTCCCATTAATCCATATTTACATATTTTTGTTGtagttttattcatttttttcatTCAAATATGGATTCATGGCACAGTGGATTTTTTTATTAAGTGCAAACACATAATTTAGAATGAGATTTTGATGTAATATGAGTTGGTGTGGAGTGTTTTCTTATATGCTTTATTGCTTTATAGTCAATTGCAAGTGATCACTCAGAAAAATGTGACAGCCAATTTCCTTTGTAATGatacaaaatataaaaaattatggTTTGGGGGATCAACTACAAGCTACAGGAAGAGTGAAAATAAGGATACATGAAAAAAATTGTGAACTTCCCCTTCAATTGTGCTCAATTTCCTGACATTTCCAGTCCGATGACCATGGACACAGCGGTTGCGTCATCACAGCAGGATGGAAGTGTTGATTACTCTCTGTCTGATGAAGAACCAAGTCAGAGCGAATCCAACTCACCGACTGCTGTACTTACTCAGGTAGCACCTTTTGTGTAGTGTGTGTTGTTGCCATCATCACTCATCATCACTCTTATATTCAGAGATGCATCAGGGTCtaaagcctggtcccagatctgttggtgctcttgccaactctgtttctcattgtcaagccaaacaacAATAaatgacaaggagttggcatgatggcacaaacaaGCTAATTTAGACACACTGATGCTGGAGTATCCTTTTCTCAAATATTGTTAATGGGTAGTAAAACAATTCAACGTCTCTTGTTTTTCTCCAGGTTTCCGGAACAGGAGACTCCGCTGGCATGACAGTGGTGCAGTTACCTGTTGAGCAGACAGTTCAGGTCCAGGCTGTCATCCAGGCTCCTCAGGCCTCTGTCATCCAGTCACCACAGATGCAGACTGTACAGGTAGCTACTAGAGCTCCATCCCTTCCTTATACCCTCAGGTTGCGTCCCAACTTGCACCACTTTGcctatagttcactacttttgaaaGTAGTGGTCTATAGGTGTCATTGGGGATGCGCTCGTCTTGGCTCAATACAGTAATTCAGTAGTTCGTTTTTTCCCCATAGAACAATTCCAGAATGGTTTTGGGGACTTGTAGCTGTAGTTTGTTaacctgagtgccagtctgtttgtccCATCATGCCAAATTCTTGTCACTCTTTGTCATGTCGTTGATAATGACAGCAATGGAGTTAGGAAGAGCACAGACATATCTGGGGCCAGGCTAGTAGTTTCTGATGTTGTGTATCAGTGACCCCAAGGATGTAACAAAGGGTATCTTCACATCTACAGGTGTGGGTGTTCTGGCTCTAATGCAGCACTCTCTCTTAATTGGCCTTGTCTGAGAAATGGGATCTGTGATTTAAGCTAATCACTTTGACCTTCATGTGCCGGATGTTGTATTGTGTCTGGCAGTCTCTTAGAAAACACGCTGTCTGATTGCATTAGACAAATCAGCACGTCACGCTCATTTTCCTTTTTTTTGTAAATCACACTCCCCAACAAAGAATGAGtcacaaatggcactctattccctatagtgcactacctttgactagAGCCATGTGAATAGGGcaatagggtgttatttgggacacaacctGAGATTTATACTGTTTGGGAATGACTTTTATTTTTCAGTATTCAGTAAGGTGTTTTAAAATGGAGGGAGGTGGCCCTACACAGGGACCGTGTCTATGCATTACTTTCAGACTTGTTTTTGCTCCAGATCACCTCTATAGCTGGGCTTGAAGGTGGGGAGTCGGcagtcacagacacacagaaaagAAGAGAGATTCTCTCAAGACGCCCATCTTATCGGTAGGCAGACATGAAAACATTGCAAATATAAAAATTGTATGTGTCCCAAAggacaccttattccctatgtagtgtattacttttgaccagagacctatgggccctggttaaaagtagtgcactataaatggaacAGGGTGTAAGTTTATATATTTGGGGCAGCACGTAGTGTAGCGGTTAggggtgttgggccagtaaccaaaaggtcactggttcgaatacCCGATCCGACTAGGTAAAAAATATGTCTGTgctcttgaacaaggcacttaaccctaagaGGATTTGAAAAAaggaatacattttagaataaggctgtaatgtaacaaaatgtggagaaagtcaaggggtctgaataatttccgaaggcactgtataaccaTTGACATTTCAAAGCAATCCAAGCAGAGTAGTTCATTACGTGCTTTCCTCTTTCCTTCAGAAAAATCCTCAATGAACTATCAACGGATTCCTCCTCAATTCCAAGAATTGAGGAGGAGAAACCTGAAGATGAGGTTCCACCCTCCAGTGTCTCTTCAGTTCAAGTTCCAACTTCAATCTATCAGACCAGCTGTGGCCAATACAGTGAGTTTCattaggctctggtcaaaagtggtgcactatacaAGGAATAGGTTGCCATAGTTGGGACGCAACTATGGTGTAAATGTTGACGTGCACTCACTATTGTGACATTTAAGTTCCATATCCACTTTGTGTTATTGATAAGAGATCTTAAACTGAGTATTCATTGTGGAGGCTAAATTCTCCATGTTACAGTAGTGCATCAATAAGCCAGTCACCCAACCTTACCATCCATAAAGTACAGTACTTTTTTATATTTGAAGAAAACATCTAATCTAATAGATCGAAAGGTGCTGCTTAGAAACGGCTGATAACAGTAATGAGCTATTTGTCGCCGTGGTCAAAAATGCAGAACTGCATGCGACTTTTGTCCCTCGTTGACAAAATAAACTCCCACACCGTTTTACTTCTGCACATTGATTATTCATGTTTTGGTCAGAGACCTTTTTTAGATTCACACTAACATCCACATATACCTCTGAGTAACCCTTCTAAAAACGTGTGTCCCTCAGTTGCCATCACCCAGGGGGGAGCCATCCAGATAGCCAGCCCAGGCAGTGAGGGCCTCCAGGGTGTACAGTCGCTGGCCATGTCCAACTCTGGTACCCAGATCCTGCAGTACGCAGCCCAGGCAGGGGACTCTGGACAGCAGTTATTCTCTGTGCAAGGTGGCCAGGTGGTGATACAAGGTAAGAACTGTACTgaaccctttacactcgtgggaattggctTATGTGGATACGTCTAAATTAAACTGTTTCTTACAGAggaaatatgaaaagcatataCATACGCGTGGTAGCAATttaaagggaacagtttggagattatgggaaaattattagaccaaagttgaggacacaacagttcacctgacacaagactgaatccaaacattacaatgttaattttatgtgcattttacgtttactgtacttttcaccatatttgttgataacgaaatctgaaaatactgtggatacattcagtaacatgataagaatattcctggaacATGTTGGGTAGGTGTAACataagggtttgagtgagaggactaactggtgtctccaatgGGACACACATCTCTCCAaagtgcacagttcctaagtaatttcaatgtacttttatgactcaaagaagtcTTCAACACTAAGGTACTTTTTGGAGCTCTTTTAGCTGTGCTGTTGAGagactagagcaagcacacttgtagttgttttgtttggaccacaaccctgcatccccacTATCACACAATTACTGTCGTTGTTTACTCAATCCAAAAACACAATCTGGGTCAGGTAGGAATTATTTAAaattgttctattgccaacatggctAGCTAAATTATCAAATAAATcttagtgttaggctttcacaaggcaattcagagaaacgGATCGTTATTTTGGTGTGCATAGAAcggagtcatgagtgcattcaggtgtgCATTCCGCAGTGAATTCTCTTCACAACAgacaaacaggctcattctgttcagaacaacccagggtttgacgccatgtcatcttgtaactgtacatcaaacatagtgatcataaacattAATACTGTacatgacatgagttttatgatatggaaatgtgaaatgcacatttggactcacagtgtttggcttgcttgtatgacatcaaagtggtatttattataatcctcaatgtcTCATCTTCCAAAATACATCGAGCCCTTTTCATTTACAggatttccctcactcagacaacccAAAATCTGCAGAAGTTGCCCAATTAgcaggagggatgggggcaacttcttgtctctcaagttcagaacggctgtcagtcaaaacccatacagcacTGTGAAGcacagagcctgagctctgaTGTCATACATagtatgttactgtacagccactgcgtttCAATTTAGGCACTAATCAGTGCCCAAATTTGCCTTTTCAACCCGAACACGGGTATGAGTGTAAAGGGCTACATGAACTCCAATctctttatgtcccaaatggcatgctGTTCCCTAAATCaggatgtttttattttattgtccagtgttggtgatcatgtgcccactggagccgcttcttcttgtttttagctgcaATAGcagctgcaatagcccatccgtgacaaggaccgactAGTTGTCCGAGAtgctgttctgcacaccactgttgtactgcggcgttatttgtctgtttgtgtcaCTTCTGTTAGCTTGCATGATTCTTGCCAATCTACCGTGACCTCTCTcgtcaacgagctgttttcgcccacaggactgccgctgactggatgttttttgtttgtcgcaccgtTCGCGGAAAACCCTCAACACTGTTGTGCGTGAAAAGCACTAGGACGgcagccgtttctgagatactggatccgccTTACCTGGCACCgatgatcataccacgctcaaagtcgcttaggtcactcattttgcccattctaacattcaatcgaacagtaactgaatgcctcaatgcctgtctgAATGATTTTATAgaaagccacggccacgtgactcactgtctgtaggagcgatccattttcgtgaacggggttGTTTACCTAAAAAACTGGCCGGTGAATGTATATCTCtcatgcgtgggaatactttggaacagatttccaaaattaaagtAACTTgaagctgatttgctggtgttttcagtCTTATGTCCAGCaactaaatgtttttttattaaaatATCAATTTTTTAAAAAGGCTCAGAACTtagggggccaaataaaatcacctgaAAGCCAAATTCGGCCTGCGGGCCCCCAGTTTGGGAACACTGCCCTATAtaatgcaatacttttgaccaggacccatgggTAATAGGGTTCACATTTTGGACGCAATCTGAACTTTCTGTCCTTAGGCTTCCTAGTTATTTCATTAGATTACATTGAAATAGTGTGATTCATTAAGTCATGGGTTTGCATTCATTTAGCAGAAGAACAGAAGAAGGCTCTCTAAGTGGCTGGAGCATGACTAGTTTTTCTCAAAGAAATGTCAAGCATGGTTGGTTGACCCTGTAATGTTACTTACAGTACCATGCAACCAGTGTCATGATTTAACAATAgagtatacactaccgttcaaaagtttggggtcacttagaaatgtccttgtttttgaaagaaaagcaaatatgTCTGTCCATTTAAaaggccagtatcccggagtcgcctcttcactgttgacactgagactggtgttttgcgggtactatttgatgaagctgccagttgaggacttgtgaggtgtctgtttctcaaactagacactctaatgtacttgtcctcttgctcagttgtgcaccagggcctcccactcctctttatattctggttagagccattttgcgctgttctgtgaagggagtagtacacagcgttgtacgagatcttcagtgttttggcaatttctcgcatggaatagccttcatttctcagaacaagaatagactgacgagtttcggaagaaagttctttgtttctggccattttgagcctgttatcgaacccacaaatgctgatgctccagatactcagctagtctaaaaaggccagttttattgcttctttaattagcacaacagttttcagctatgctaacataattgcaaaagggttttataatgatcaattagcctttttaaaatgataaacttggattagctaacacaacgtgccattggaacacaggagtgatgtttgctgataatgggcctctgtacgcctatgtagatattccataaaaaatctgccgtttccagctacaatagtcatttaaaacattaacaatgtctgcactgtatttctgatcaatttgatattatatTAATGGAcgaaaaatttgcttttctttcaaaaacaaggacatttttaagtgaccccaaacttttgaatggtagtgtatatgaaTGGTTTTAGATTAGTTTATCAGAGCATTGTAATGGTTTCCCTTAAATGTTAGTTTCCCTGTATTTCAATGGTACTTCTTTACAGCTGGACTTATTTTCCAGAGAAACGGATGAAAAACCTTAAATCATATAATCCTAACCAGTAGTAAAAGCCAATCCCCAGGGACTGCTTCAATCAGGGTGCTCACAttagtactactactgctgttattTGGGCACACTAACCTCCTGGTTGATCTCCATTGCCTAGTTGCGTCATAGGGTCTAAAAATATCCAGCTAGCCCTCCCTgcgtctttccctccctcccccctgccTCACTGCATTGTGTTGCTCCACTTTAGGATTTGATCCAGGAGGAGAGCAGGGGGA harbors:
- the LOC120055930 gene encoding cAMP-responsive element modulator-like isoform X1; the encoded protein is MTMDTAVASSQQDGSVDYSLSDEEPSQSESNSPTAVLTQVSGTGDSAGMTVVQLPVEQTVQVQAVIQAPQASVIQSPQMQTVQITSIAGLEGGESAVTDTQKRREILSRRPSYRKILNELSTDSSSIPRIEEEKPEDEVPPSSVSSVQVPTSIYQTSCGQYIAITQGGAIQIASPGSEGLQGVQSLAMSNSGTQILQYAAQAGDSGQQLFSVQGGQVVIQAATGDMPAYQLRSPTSGLPQGLVMAASPGSMSMHSPPVHTEEVTRKREVRLMKNREAARECRRKKKEYVRCLENRVGVLENQNKTLIEELRALKDIYCHKNE
- the LOC120055930 gene encoding cAMP-responsive element modulator-like isoform X2 — encoded protein: MTVVQLPVEQTVQVQAVIQAPQASVIQSPQMQTVQITSIAGLEGGESAVTDTQKRREILSRRPSYRKILNELSTDSSSIPRIEEEKPEDEVPPSSVSSVQVPTSIYQTSCGQYIAITQGGAIQIASPGSEGLQGVQSLAMSNSGTQILQYAAQAGDSGQQLFSVQGGQVVIQAATGDMPAYQLRSPTSGLPQGLVMAASPGSMSMHSPPVHTEEVTRKREVRLMKNREAARECRRKKKEYVRCLENRVGVLENQNKTLIEELRALKDIYCHKNE